The segment AGATCCTCGATGTCGTCATCGGCCTGCCGACCCAGCGCAGTGCCCGGCGTTTCACTGTCAACCTGATGGTGGCGTTCTTCCCGGCGGTGATCCTCGGTGTGGCCTTCTCCGACCTGATCCACCACTACCTGTTCAACCCCATCACCGTGGCGTCCGCCCTGGTGGTTGGCGGTGTGGTCATCCTCTGGGCGGAACAGCGCCAGCACCAGGTGCAGGCCGAAACCGTCGACGAAATGACCTGGAAGCACGCTCTGAAAGTTGGCTGTGCCCAATGCCTGGCGCTGGTGCCGGGTACTTCGCGCTCCGGCGCCACCATCATCGGCGGCCTGCTGTTCGGCCTCTCGCGCAAGGCCGCCACCGAGTTTTCCTTCTTCCTCGCCATGCCCACCATGGTCGGTGCCGCGGTCTACTCGGGCTACAAGTACCGCGACCTGTTCCAGCCGAGCGACCTGCCGGTGTTCGCCCTGGGCTCCGTAGTGTCGTTCCTGTTCGCCATGATCGCTGTCCGCAGCCTGCTGAAGTTCATCGGCAGCCACAGCTACGCGGCCTTCGCCTGGTATCGCATCGGCTTCGGCCTGCTGATCCTGGCCACCTGGCAGTTCGGCATGATCGACTGGTCCACCGCACAGGGTTGAGTCGTTCGTAGAGTCGAGAAGGCGCACCAGGTGGTGCGCCTTCTGCGTTTCAGGGGGTGGGGAATTCGAGGATGAAGCGCGTCCAGCCGTTGGCGGATTCGCAGCGGATTTCTCCGCCATGGGCGCGCACGATGGAGCGGGTGATGGCCAGGCCCAGGCCGGCATGCTCGCGACCCTCGCGGCGCGCGGGGTCGGCACGGTAGAAGCGGTCGAAGAGTCGCGGCAGCAGTTCCGCGGGTACTTCCGGACCGCTGTTGGCCACGGTGAGGCTGAGGCCGTGGGCATCGCTGGCCAGGTTCAGTTCGATGCGCCCGCCTTCCGGGGTGAAGCGCAGGGCATTGTCCAGCAGATTGGAAAGCGCACGGCGCAGCATGTTCCGGTCGGCCCTGAGCCGGGCATCGCCACTGCGGCTCATGGTCACCTGGCGGTCCTCGGCCAGGGGGCTGAAGTAGTCCAGCAGGGTGTCCAGTTCGGCTCCCAGCGCCAGGGGCTCGCGACGGGTCGCCAGCAGGCCGTGCTCTGCCTTGGCCAGGAACAGCATGTCGCCGACCATCTGGGCCAGTCGCTGGAGCTCTTCCAGGTTGGAGTGGAGGGCTTCGCGATATTCGTCCTTGCCGCGATCCTGGCTGAGGATCACCTGGGTCTGGGTCAGCAGGTTCGACAGCGGCGTGCGCAACTCGTGGGCGATGTCGGCGGAGAAGGCGGAAAGCCGCTGGAAGGCATCGTCCAGCCTGCCCAGCATCGCGTTGAAGGCGCGTACCAGTTCCACCAGCTCCTGAGGGACCTGATCGTCGGCCAGGCGGGTGGTCAGGGAGCTGGCGGAAACCCCGGCGGCCACCTCGGCCATGCGGTGCAGGGGGCGCAGGCCGCTACGTGCGGCCCAGGCGCCGAGCAGGGCGGTGGCCAGGGCGGAGAGCCCCACGGTAAGCCAGATCAGCCGCTGCATGCGTTCGAGAAAGTGCTGGTGATGGGTGATGTCCAGGGCCAGTGCCAGTCGTGGCGAATCCGGGTCTTCGGGTCGCAGTGGCGCGCTCAGCACCCGGTAGTCGATGCCATCTTGCTGCCAGTCATGGAGCCCTTCGCGAGCCGGTGCGCGAAGGCCGTCAGCACTGTTGAACCAGTAACTGCCATTGCGGCCTTCCAGTCGCAGGGTGAGATCCGGGTGCAGGCGCAGTTCGGCTTGCAGGGCTTCCAGCCGAGGCGCCAGGGTGGCGGGGCTGTCGACGCCGCTGACCAGGGCGCGGAAGGCATCCAGGCGGGTTTCCAGCAGTTGCTGGTCGAGTTCGATGAAGTGCGCTTCGCTGGCGCGGCTGAACAGCACCCCGGCGATCAGCGAGACGGCGGCGGTGCAGGCGGCGAACAGCAGGCCCAGGCGGGCGGTGAGGGAGAGTCCGTGCATCAGCCTTCGCGCGCCTCCAGCACGTAGCCCATGCCGCGCACGGTATGGATCAGCTTGGTGGGGAAATCGTCGTCCAGCTTCGCCCGCAGCCGGCGGACGGCCACTTCGATGACATTGGTTTCGCTGTCGAAGTGCATGTCCCAGACCTCGGCGGCGATCAGTGTCTTGGGCAGCACTTCGCCCTGGCGCCGCAGGAGGAATTCCAGCAGGGCGAACTCCTTGGTTGTGAGGTCGATGCGCCGGCCGCCGCGTTCGACCCGACGACTCAGCAGGTCGAGGTGCAGGTCGCCCAGGTCCAGGCTGGTCTCCTGTGGGGCGCTGGCGCCACGGCGGAGCAGGGTGCGTACGCGGGCGAGGAGTTCGGCGAAGGCGAAGGGCTTGATCAGGTAGTCGTCGGCGCCCAGTTCCAGGCCGTGGACGCGTTCTTCCACGGCGTCCCGCGCGGTCAGGAACAGCACCGGAACCTGCAGACCGGCCTGGCGCAGGCTGCGCAGTACCTGCCAGCCGTCGAGGCCGGGGAGCATCACGTCGAGGATGATCAGGTCGTATCCGCCGGCAAGGGCCAGGTCCCGGCCGTCGAGGCCGTTGGTGGCGAGGTCCGCGGCCAGGCCGGCTTCGGTCATGCCCTGGCGCAGGAACTGGCCGGTCTTGGGTTCGTCTTCGACTATCAGTAGCTTCATGGAGTGCTCATCGCTCGAATTGCTGCTTTATATCGCGCCGAAAGGATGGGCTGGGCAAGCTGACAAAGTTGTAATGCAGCAGCACCGTTGGTGCCGTGGATTTTTCAGCAACCGCCCGGCTGTATACAATTGCCCGATTTCCGCATTTTCAGGTCCACCCCCCCATGCACCATCCCGCCGAACATTCGCCGCTGGGCAAGTCCAGCGAGTACGTCAGCACCTACAGCCCGGAGCTGCTGTTCCCCATTTCCCGCGTGACCAAGTGGAACGAACTGGGGCTGACCGCTGCGACCTTGCCGTATCAGGGCGTGGACTTCTGGAACTGCTACGAGCTGTCCTGGCTGACGCCGTCCGGTAAGCCGGTGGTGGCGATTGGCGAGTTCGCCATTCCGGCCGATTCGCCGAACATCATCGAGTCCAAGTCGTTCAAGCTCTACCTCAACTCGCTGAACCAGTCCGTCTACACCAGTGCCGCCGAGCTGGAGCAGGTGCTGGCGCGGGACCTGAGTGGGGCGGCTGGCGCGCCGGTCGCGGTGCGGGTGCGCAGCCTGGCGGAGGTGGAGGCCGAAGGCGTCGCCACGTCCCCGGGCATCTGCATCGATGAGCTTGACGTGGCTATCGACCGTTATGAGCATCCGCAGCCCGAGTTGCTGCGCGCCGAAAACGGCCAGGCGGAAGAAGCGCTGCATAGCCATCTGCTGAAGTCCAACTGCCCGGTTACCGGTCAGCCGGACTGGGGCACGGTGGCGGTGGAGTACCGCGGTGCGAAGCGCCTGGATCACGCCAGCTTCCTGGCCTACCTGATCAGCTTCCGTCAGCATGCCGACTTCCATGAGCAGTGCGTGGAGCGCATTTTCCTAGACCTCAAGCGCCTGCTGGAGCCGGAGCTGCTCACGGTTCACGCCCGCTACGTACGCCGCGGCGGTCTGGACATCAATCCCTACCGCAGCACCCACCACGTCCAGCCGGACAATTGCCGTCTGGTACGGCAGTAACGAAAACCCCGACTCGAAGTCGGGGTTTTTTCTTGCACTCGGCCTCAGATGCCCATATTGGCAAGGCTCTGCATGATGTTCCGCAAGGTCCCGGCCAGGGTCGGGTGACGGGTTTCGAAGCGCTCGACGGCCAGGTTGACCCCATCCACCAGGGTGGCGTCCGGCGCCATGGCGGCATCCTGGGCCAGGCGCAGTTCGATTTCCTGCATCAACTCGATCAGCGATGCGCGTTCCTCCGCATCCAGCGGCGGTTCCTGGGCCAGCTGGTCGCGCAGTTGTTGCAGTTGCTGCTGCAGGCGTTCAGGCATGTCTTTCTCCCTTTGCGAATGTCTCAGGAGTGGACCCATTGAAGCATTCAAAGGTCCCTCATGCCTTAGAGATTAATCCAGCCTTGCCGGGCCTGCCTGATTCGGATCAAGCCTGAAACAAATGTACCGCTCAGGGTCTTTCGCCCTTTTCGCAGCGGTAGGCGAGGTCCGCCAGGCAGGGCGCCAGCTC is part of the Pseudomonas lalkuanensis genome and harbors:
- a CDS encoding heavy metal response regulator transcription factor, producing the protein MKLLIVEDEPKTGQFLRQGMTEAGLAADLATNGLDGRDLALAGGYDLIILDVMLPGLDGWQVLRSLRQAGLQVPVLFLTARDAVEERVHGLELGADDYLIKPFAFAELLARVRTLLRRGASAPQETSLDLGDLHLDLLSRRVERGGRRIDLTTKEFALLEFLLRRQGEVLPKTLIAAEVWDMHFDSETNVIEVAVRRLRAKLDDDFPTKLIHTVRGMGYVLEAREG
- a CDS encoding heavy metal sensor histidine kinase, yielding MHGLSLTARLGLLFAACTAAVSLIAGVLFSRASEAHFIELDQQLLETRLDAFRALVSGVDSPATLAPRLEALQAELRLHPDLTLRLEGRNGSYWFNSADGLRAPAREGLHDWQQDGIDYRVLSAPLRPEDPDSPRLALALDITHHQHFLERMQRLIWLTVGLSALATALLGAWAARSGLRPLHRMAEVAAGVSASSLTTRLADDQVPQELVELVRAFNAMLGRLDDAFQRLSAFSADIAHELRTPLSNLLTQTQVILSQDRGKDEYREALHSNLEELQRLAQMVGDMLFLAKAEHGLLATRREPLALGAELDTLLDYFSPLAEDRQVTMSRSGDARLRADRNMLRRALSNLLDNALRFTPEGGRIELNLASDAHGLSLTVANSGPEVPAELLPRLFDRFYRADPARREGREHAGLGLAITRSIVRAHGGEIRCESANGWTRFILEFPTP
- a CDS encoding DUF4404 family protein; amino-acid sequence: MPERLQQQLQQLRDQLAQEPPLDAEERASLIELMQEIELRLAQDAAMAPDATLVDGVNLAVERFETRHPTLAGTLRNIMQSLANMGI
- a CDS encoding undecaprenyl-diphosphate phosphatase; amino-acid sequence: MDLWTALQAIILGVVEGLTEFLPISSTGHQIVVADLLGFTGERAIAFNIIIQLAAILAVVWEYRRKILDVVIGLPTQRSARRFTVNLMVAFFPAVILGVAFSDLIHHYLFNPITVASALVVGGVVILWAEQRQHQVQAETVDEMTWKHALKVGCAQCLALVPGTSRSGATIIGGLLFGLSRKAATEFSFFLAMPTMVGAAVYSGYKYRDLFQPSDLPVFALGSVVSFLFAMIAVRSLLKFIGSHSYAAFAWYRIGFGLLILATWQFGMIDWSTAQG
- the queF gene encoding NADPH-dependent 7-cyano-7-deazaguanine reductase QueF (Catalyzes the NADPH-dependent reduction of 7-cyano-7-deazaguanine (preQ0) to 7-aminomethyl-7-deazaguanine (preQ1) in queuosine biosynthesis) → MHHPAEHSPLGKSSEYVSTYSPELLFPISRVTKWNELGLTAATLPYQGVDFWNCYELSWLTPSGKPVVAIGEFAIPADSPNIIESKSFKLYLNSLNQSVYTSAAELEQVLARDLSGAAGAPVAVRVRSLAEVEAEGVATSPGICIDELDVAIDRYEHPQPELLRAENGQAEEALHSHLLKSNCPVTGQPDWGTVAVEYRGAKRLDHASFLAYLISFRQHADFHEQCVERIFLDLKRLLEPELLTVHARYVRRGGLDINPYRSTHHVQPDNCRLVRQ